The window GCGCCGGCGCGGGCGTCGCGGCTTTCGACGGCGGCTCGCGGGCGACGTAGGTGCCGGAGCCGCTTTGGCCTTCGAGGAAGCCCTCCGCCGTCAGGTGCTCGAACGCCAGCATGATGGTGTTGCGGGAGACGCCCAGAAACTGCGCAAGATCGCGCGTCGAGGGCAGCTTTTCGCCCGGCTTGATGGCGCCGGCGGCGATCCCGTCGACCAGCCGATCGTAGAGCTGCCGATGCAGCGGCGCGTCGGGCCGGCGTTCGAGGTCGAGACCGAGGGCGTCGAGCAGGGGCAAGGCGGCATCCGGGCGAGGGGGCGCGTGACGCCGACCGCACGCAAGATTCGCGCCGCGGGGGCGCGGCGCTCAGACCGCCGCCCGCTCCCGTTCCGGCCGATGCCCGAAGGTGGCCAGCCCGGTGCGCATCAGCACGAACATCACCGCCAGCACGCAGAGCACCACGAGGTTCACGCAGGTCGCCAGCGCATAGAGCTCCGGCTTCACGCCGTAGCGCAGCGCGCCCCAGGCGACCGAGGGCAGGGTGGGCGTGGCGCCCAGCAGGTAGAACGAGATCTCGAGATTGTTGAACGCCATGATGAAGGTGACGATGAAGGCGCCCAGCAGCCCAGGCCAGATCAGCGGCAGGGTCACCTCGAAGAAGGTGCGCGCGGGCGTCGCGCCGAACACCATGGCGGCGTCGTCGAGCCGCCAGTCGTAGCGGTAGAGCTGCGTCGCCATGATCAGCAGGGCGTAGGAGAAGCAGTGCACGACGTTGGCGAGCACCGCCGAACCGAGGTTGCCCTGGAGCCCCAGGAACAGGCCGCTGAAGATCAGCGAGGAGATGCCGAGCAGCACCTCGGCCACGAACAGCGGCGCGATGAACAGCGTGAGGAACAGGGTGGTCTTCCGGCCCGCGTGCCGCATCAGCCCGATGGTGGCGGCGCCGGCGAGGGCGGTGGAGAGCGTCGCCACCAGCACGCCCAGCAGCAGGCTGTTGCCGAGCGCGGTCTGGTAGAGCGAGTTGCCGAGCAGCCGGGACATGGTCGCGAACGACCAGTGCGGCGGGTAGGGGAAGCTCGAGTTCCGCGACAGGCTGGCGAGCCCGATGTGCACGATCGGCAGGTAGAGGAAGAGGTACGAGACGACGACGGTCGCGATCAGCGCGATCTTGCCCGGACGAAACCGCATCAGCTCCTCCCGAAGCCCGTGAAGCCGGTGCGGCGCAGGTCGACCGTGCGGAACGCCACGAACACCGCCGCGATCGAGAGCGCGAACAGCACCACGCCCATGGCGGCGCCGAGCGCCCAGGTTCCGCTTTCGCCGAACTGCTGCGCCATCGCCATGCCGTAGAGCGTGCCGTTGGGGCCGCCGAGGAAGCGCGGGGCGAGCGTCGCCGAGAGGCAGGGGATGAAGCAGAGCGCGAAGCCGATCAGCGTGCCGAACAGGTTGAGCGGCCAGGCGATCTCGAAGAAGGCGCGCGCCGGGCTCGCGCCGAAGATCTTGGCGGCGTCGAGCAGCCGCTGGTCGAAGTTCAGCAGCGACAGGTAGATCACCGTGACGACGATCGGCAGGTAGAGGTAGACGAGGCCGATCGCGCTCGCGACGTTGGTGTACATGATGGCGCGCAGCGGCGCGGCCCCGAGCGACATCAGCACGCCGTTGACGAGGCCCACGGGTCCGAGCAGTCCCTGCAGCGCGATCACCCGCAGCACCTCGCCGGTGAGGAACGGCACCGCGAAGCCCAGCGTCAGCAGCAGCTTGTAGCGGCCGCCGTAGAGCGTGATGCCGTAGGCGACCGGCCAGGCGATGGCGGTGCAGATCACCGAGACCGCGGTCGCCATCGCGAGCGAGCGGAGGAGGAAGGTGGCGTAGGCCCCGTCGGTCGCCAGCACCCAGTAGTTCCTGAGGTTCCAGTCCTGGACGATGTGGTAGTTCTCGGTCCGCCAGACGCTGAGCACGAGCATCGACAGCAGAGGCAGGACGAACAGCGCGATCAGGAAGACGGTCGGAACGCCGAGCGTCAGCCAGGGGGCGAGGCGGCTCCTCACGCGGCGGCCTCCTTTTCGGGGAAGAGGTCGACGTCTTCCGGGTCCCAATGCGCGACCACGGCGTCTCCGGCGGAGAACTCTACCTCCGCGCGGGGCCGGCTCGCGATCATCTCGCCGGCGGCCCAGGTCAGGACATACTCGGCGTAGGCGCCGCGCAGGATGACGTGCTTGACCGTCGCCGCCAGCGCGTTCGCGCCGAGGGCGCGAAGCGTCTCCGGGGTCCGCAGCCGGACCTTCTCGTTCTTCACATAGGCCGCGACCGAGCCCTCCTTGAGCCCCGGCCGGTCGGCGGTCGCGAGCGCGACGGCGCCGGCGTCGATCGCCGCGGTCGCGCCCTCGCGCTTCAGCACGCCGACGAAGCGGTTCGAGCGCCCCACGAACTGGGCGATGAAAGCGGTCTTCGGCCGATCGTAGATCTCGGCGCGCGGCGCGAAGTCTTCGATCCGGCCGTTCCGCACCACCGCGATCCGGTCGCTCATGGAGAGCGCCTCCTCCTGGTTGTGCGTGACGTAGATGAAGGGGATGCCGAGCGCCGTCTGGTGCTTGCGGATCTCGACCTCCATCTCCTGCCGCAGCTCGCGGTCGAGGTTGGCGAGCGGTTCGTCGAGCAGCAGCGCCTTCGGCCGGCCGACGAGCCCACGGCCGAGCGCGACGCGCTGCTGCTGGCCGCCGGACAGCTGGTTGGGGTAGCGGCCCTCGAGCCCGCGCAGCGAGAGGATGCCGAGCACCCAGTCGATGCGCTCGTCCATCTCCGTCTTCGGCAGCTTCAGCATGCGCAGCGGGAAGGCGAGGTTTTCACGCACGGTCCGGTGCGGGAACAGCAGGAACTCCTGGAACACCATCGCGACGCCCCGCTTGTGCGGGGCTAAGTCGGTGACGTCCTCGCCGCCGATCAGCACGCGGCCGTTGGTCGGCTTTTCCAGCCCGGCGATGATGCGCAGCAGGGTGGTCTTGCCGGAGCCGCTCGGGCCCAGCAGCGAGACGAACTCGTTCTTCTCGATCGCCATCGCCACGCGGTCGACGGCCCATGCGGCGCCGTACTGCTTCGAGACGCCGTCGAGGGAGATGTAGGACACGCGCTGGGAACTCCTGCGGACGACGCGGATCGGAAAAGGCTCGCGCGCCGGCGTTCGTGGGCGAGACGGACGCCGGCGCGCTGCTTGAGCGCGCGCGGCCCGCGAAGGAGCCGCGCGCGCTCAAACGGCTCAGGCGGCCTGCATGCGCGACCAGACCCGCTCCCACTTCTCCGTCGAGGACGGCTGGTCGAACATGTACATGTCCGACAGCTCCTCGGTGCGGTCCATGAGGTAGAGCTTCTGCTCCTCGGGCGTCGCGATCGAACGGATGTCGATGGTGGTCGAGGCGCCGCCGATCAGCGCCTGCTGCTTCATGATCTCGGGCGCGAGCATCATGTCCATGAACTGCTCGCAGAGCGTGAGCATGGGGCCGTCCGCGACGCCGGAGGTCACGAGCCAGGTGTCGACCCAGCCGAGGCCGCCTTCCTTCGGGATGAGCTGGTGGGCGAAGTCGGCGTCGATCTCGCCCTTGGCCTTCTTGGCGAGCAGCACGCGGTAGGACTGCGCGAACTCCGGCGCCGCGGCGATCGCGCCGCTCTCGAGCAGCTGCTGCAGCGTGTTGTTGTCGTTGTAGCGGGTGAGCAGCAGCTTCTTCTGCTCGATCAGGAGCTTCTCGACGCCTGCCAGCTCTTCGTCGGTGAGGACGTAGGGGTTGAATGGCTTGCCGTCCGGGCGCGGCTTGTCCTTGGTGCCCATGCGGGTCGCGACCAGGATGCCGGCGAGCGCGATGTTCTCCTCGAAGCGCGCGCTGGTGGCGAGCCGGCCGGAGAACTCGGGGTCGAACAGGCACTCGATGCTCTGGACCTTGTCCTTCGGCATCATCGCGGTGTTGTAGGTCGTGCCGTAGCTGCCCCAGCACCAGGTGACGCCGAAGTGCTTGCCGGTGGCCTCGTCGGTCAGCAGCTTGAAGCGATCCGGCTTGAACACTGGGAACACCTTGGCCGTGTTCGGGATCTTGGCGTAGTCGATCGCGCGGATCAGCTTCTCGCGGTAGTACAGCCCCGGCCAGAAGCCGTCGGCCTGCACCAGGTCGAAGTCCCGCGTGCCGCCGACGCGCAGCTTGTTGTAGGCCTCGGAGTTGCCGTCGAAGAAGGTCGGCGAGAACTTGACGTTGTGCTTGTCCTCGAAGGCCTTGATGACCTCGGGGATGGCGTAGACCTCCCACATCAGGGCGCGCAGCGTGGTCGGCGCGGCGGAGGCCGGGCGGACGTAGGGCGTCGCCAGCGCGGCGGCGGCGCCAGCGGCGATCGTCTTCAGCGCCTTGCGGCGGTCGAAGCCCGCGGGCGAGGCCGCAGACCCAAGCGGTAGGCTGTCGTTCGTCGTCATGGCCAAGCCCTTGTCACGAGGTGTGTGAGCGTCTGAGCCTGCCTTGGTCGTTCCCCGATTTTTTAGCGCGGGCCTCGGCCGCAGGCGGCAGCCGGGCCCGCTTCGCAGTCCGGTCCGTTCAGGCCGCGGCCTTGAACGGGTTTTCGGCGTCGTCGTAGTTGACCGGCGTCATGTGCCAGCCCTCCACATGCTTCCGCCAATAGGTGTCCTTGAGCTTCTGGCTGATCGGCCCCGGCCGGTCGTTGCCGTAGATCCGGTCGTTGACGCGCGAGCAGGGCATGACGCCGCCGGCGGTCGTCGCGGTGAACACCTCGTCGGCGTCCATCAGGTCCTCGAAGGTGATCGGGCCGATGACCGGCTCCAGCCCCAGCTCCGGGCAGAGGTCGAGCACGGACAGGCGGGTGACGCCCTCGAGCGCGCCGCGGTCCGGCGTGATCACCTTGTCGCCTTTGACGATGAAGACGTTGAAGCCGGCGCCCTCGGTCAGGTAGCCTTCCTGGTCGAGCAGGATGGCCGTGTCGAAGCCCTTGTCCTTCGCCTCGAACATGCCGCGGGTGAAGTCGCGCCACATGTAATTCTTGAGCGTCGGGTCGAGCGACTTCGGCGAGATGCGCGGCACGGAGGCGACCAGCAGATGCGCGCCGCGCTCCTGCACCTCGGGCTTGATCACGTCCACCCACGGCACCGCATAGGCGATGAAGGTGTTGTCGCAGTCCATCGGGTCGCGCGAGCCGTAGACGCGCGGGACGCCGCGGGTTGACAGCATGGCGACGAAGGCGCGCTTCAGGCCGGAGAGCGCCACGACCTTGCCGAGTATCTCGCGCATCTCGTCGCGTGTGACGCCCGGGTCGAGCCGGTAGCCGCCGAGCGACTTGTGGAAGCGGGTGAGGTGGTCTTCGAGGCGGAAGAAGGCGCCGTCGGTGACGTGCACGACGTCGTAGGTGACGTCGGAATGGGTGAAGCCCCAGTCGCCGACCGGGATCTTGGCTTCCGCGATCGGCACGTACACGCCGTTCATGTAGGCGGCGCCCATCGAGAAGTCCGGCGCAGTGTCGCTCATGTGGTTCGCTCCTGAAAGCGGGATCGCTCGCGTTCGGACGCCACGTTCGCGCTCAAGCGGTCTGGCCAAAAGCGCCGCTTGGGCAAGAAACGACAGGGCCACTTTTTAAGCGCGCTCATTTTCGAGGCTGTGACGCGCGCGACCGCAGCCGGCCTCACGACGGCATGTTCCCGGCGCGCGCGGCGACCACCTCGACCCCGGCCGCAACCAGCGCGTCGGCGATTGGGCCCACCGGGACCGCGTCCGTGACGATGCGGCTGATCGCCTCCAGCGGCGCGACGACGAACGGCGCGCTGCGGTCGAACTTCGAGGCGTCGGCCAGCACCGTGACGGCGCGCGCCTGCGCCACCATCGCGCGGGCGATCTCGGCCTCGCGGGCGTCGTAGTCGAGCACGCCCGCCTCATGCACGGCGCCGACGGTCAGCACCGCGTGGACCGCGTGGAAGCGGCGGATCTGGTCGATCGCCATGGCGCCGAGGCATTCGGCGCCGCCGTCGCGGTACTCGCCGCCGAGCAGAAATGCCTGAGCGTCCTCGCCGCGGGAGGCGAGGGCTGCGATCGCCGCCGAATTGGTGATGACGGTGAGCCCGCGCGCCCGCGACAGCTCCTCGGCGAACAGCAGCGTGGTGGTGCCGGTGTCGACGAACAGCGTGTCGCCGGGCCGGAACAGCCCGATCGCCGCGCGCGCGACGGCGCGCTTGGCGGCGGCGTTCTCCGCGAGCCGCGCCTGGAACGGGCCTTCGCGGTCCGGCTCGTACAGGCTCAGGCCCGGCAGCGTGGCGCCGCCGTGCAGCTTGCGGAGCCGGCCCTGGCCGTCGAGTTCGGCGAGATCGCGGCGGATGGTCTCGCGGGAGGCGTCGAGCGCGTCGGCGAGAGCGTCGACCGACACCCTCTCCCGCTCCAGCACCATCGCCACGATCCGCTCGCGCCGCTCGTCCGGCCTCATGCCGCGCCTCTCCCCTGCGATGTGAGAACGGTCATTCATGTTGACCGAACAGTCAAGTTGAGAGTTTCATGCTGTGGAAACGAGGCCACGGGGCGTCGAAACCGGGAGCAGCGAGCGGGATGCCCGTCGCGGACGTCGCGATCATCGGAGCGGGCGTGGTCGGCTGCGCCATGGCCCGGCGCTTCGCTCTCGAAGGCGCGAAGGTGCTGGTGCTGGAGCGCGGCGCCGATCTGCTGTCGGGCGCGAGCAAGGCCAACAGCGCCATCCTGCACACCGGCTTCGACGCCCCGCCCGGGAGCCTCGAGCACGCGTGCGTGCAGGCGGGCTACGCCGAGTACATGGCGATCCGCGGGCGCCTCAACCTGCCGGTGCTCGAGACGGGCGCCATGGTCGTGGCCTGGACGGAGGCGGAGCAGGCCGCGCTCGACGGCGTCGAGGCGCAGGCGCGGGCGAACGGCGTCGACGACGTGCGGCGGCTCGGCCCCGCCGAGATCCGGGCGCGCGAGCCCCATCTCGGCGCGGGCGCGCGCGAGGCGCTGCTGGTCCCGCGCGAGCATGTCATCGACCCCTGGTCGCCCTTCCTCGCCTATCTCCTGCAGGCGAAGGCGCTTGGCGCGGAGATCCTGTTCGGCGCCGAGGTCGCCTCCGCGCGGTTCGAGGGCGAACACTGGGCGCTCCAGACCCCCCGTGGGCGCCGCCGCGCCCGCGTCGTGATCAACTGCGCGGGGCTGCACGGCGACCTCGTCGATCGCCGTCTGCTGGGCGCGAGCGCCTTCGAGATCCGCCCGCGCAAGGGCCAGTTCGTGGTGTTCGACAAGGCCGCCGCCAGCCTGCTCCGCACCATCGTGTTGCCGGTGCCGACCGAGCGGACCAAGGGCGTCGTGCTCTGCCGCACGGCGTTCGGCAACGTGCTGGTGGGGCCGACAGCCGAGGAGCAGCAGGACCGCGATTGCGCGGCGACCGACGAGGCCGCGCTCAAGTCTCTGATCGCGCGCGCGGTCGAGATGCTGCCGGCGCTCGAGGGCATGCCCGTCACCGCGACCTACGCCGGCCTGCGCCCCGCGACCGAGGAGAAGGGCTACCGGATCGCCGCGACGCCGGAGCGGAACTGGATCACCGTGGGCGGGATCCGCTCCACCGGCATGACCGCGGCGCTCGGGATCGCCCGCCATGTCTACGGGCTCTACGAGGGCATGGGCCATTCCCATGCGGCGGTCTCAGCGCCCGAATGCCGGCCCATGCCCAACCTCGCCGAGCACCTGCCGCGCGACTGGAGCAAAGCCGGCCACGGCGGCGTCGTCTGCCACTGCGAGCTTGTCACCCGACGCGAGATCGAGCGGGCGCTGGCCGGTCCGCTGCCGGCGGGCGATTTCGGCGGCCTGAGGCGCCGCACCCGCTGCGCCATGGGGCGCTGCCAGGGTTTTCATTGTCTCGCCCGCATCGCGGCCCTGACCGAGGGCCGTCTTGCCGCGCCGCTCGCAAGCCCGCCCGAGGCCGCGTGAGCGCCGCGGCCATCGACGTCGCAGTCGACGCGCTGGTCGTCGGCGCCGGACCCGCGGGGCTCGGTCTCGCGACGCGGCTGAAGGCGTCGGGCGTCGCGTCGGTGCTGGTCGTCGACCGGGAGGCGGACGCCGGCGGCAACCCACGTCACTGCGGCCACCCGCCGTTCGGCCTCCGCGAGTTCGGCCGCGTGCTGACCGGGCCGGCCTACGCCCGGCGGCTGGCGGCGCGAGCGGTCCGCGCGGGCGTCGCCTTCCGGCTCGCGACCAACGTGGTGGAGATCGCCCGCGAGGGCGAGGCGATCGTCGTCACGACCACCGGCGACGACGGCGTCCGCCGCATCGCCGCGCGGCGGCTGGCGCTCGCGACCGGCGTGCGCGAGACCCCCCGCGCGGCCCGCCTAGTCTCGGGCGAGCGGCCGCTCGGCGTGCTCACCACGGGCGCGCTGCAGGCTTTCGTGTATCTGCACGGCATAGCGCCGTTCCGCCGGCCTGTGGTGGTCGGCACGGAGCTCGTCGCGCTGTCGAGCCTGCTCACCTGCCGAAAGATCGGCGCGGCGCCGGTCGCCATGGTGGAGGAGCAGGCCGGGCCGCAGTGTTTCCCGCTGTTCATGGCGCTGCCGCGCCTGCTCGGCGTGCCGCTGCATTACGGCGCCAAGGTCGTCGACATCGCCGGGAGCCCGCGGGTGCGGCGGGCGACGCTCGCCCATGCCGACGGCGCGAGCTCGGAGGTCGCCTGCGACGGCGTGCTATTCACCGGCCGCTTCACGCCCGAAGCGAGCCTCGCCCGCGCCGCAGGCCTGACCATGGACCTCGAGCGCGGGCGGCCCGTCCTCGACGCCTTCGGCCGATCGAGCGATCCGCGGATCTTCGCGGCCTGCGTGCTCGACCGAAGCGTCGAGACCGCGGGTTGGTGCTGGTCTCGCGGACGGGCGATCGCCGATCATATCGCCGCCGACCTCGCCGGCCGGCTGGCCGCCCCGTAACGTGGCCGCCATGAGGATCGCGGCGATCGACCAGGGCACCACCTCCACCCGCGCGCTCGTGGTCGACACGGGCGACGGGACCGCCGTGATCGCGCACGCCGTGCGCCACGCGCAGAGCCACCCCGCCCCCGGCTGGGTGGAGCACGACGCCGAGGAACTGCTCGCCAACGTCCGCGCCTGCATTGCGGCGGCCGGCCCTGTCGACGCGCTGGCGCTCGCGAACCAAGGCGAGAGCTGCCTCGCCTGGGACGCCGTCACCGGCGAGGCGCTGTCGCCGGTGATCGTGTGGCAGGACAACCGGACCACTGACGCGGTGGCCGGACTGGCCGATCACGCGGCGCTGGTCGAGGCTCGCGCCGGCCTTCCGCTCGACGCCTACTTCTCGGCCTCCAAGCTCGGCTGGCTGCTCCGTCATCTCCCGCGCGTGCGGGCGGCGCGGGAGGCCGGGCGGCTGCGGCTCGGCACGACCGACGCCTTCTTTCTCGATCGGCTCGCGGGCGTCTTCGCGACCGACGCCGCCACCGCTTCGCGCACGTCCCTCATGCGGCTCGCGACCGGCCGCTGGGACCCGGAGCTCTGCGCACTGTTCGGCGTTCCCATCGACTGCCTGCCGGAGATCCGCCCGACCGTGGGCGGCTTCGGCCGCATCGAAGGCGTCCCGGTCGTCGCCTCCGTCGTGGACCAGCAGGCGGCGCTCTACGGCCACGGCTGCCGCGCGCCGGGCGACGCCAAGATCACCTTCGGCACGGGCGCCTTCGCGCTGGCGGTGACCGGCGGCGAGATCGTGCGGGCGGCGGGGGAGGGGTTGCTGCCGACCGTCGCCTGGGCGATCGGCAAGGCGACCACATACGCCGTGGACGGCGGCGTCTACGATGCGGGCTCCGCCGTCGAATGGGCGATGCGCGTCGGGATCGTCGACGATTTTTCACAGCTCGACGGCTTCACGGAGCCGCCCGCGATCGACCGCGGGCTGGTCTTCGTTCCCGCGCTGTCGGGCCTCGCCTGCCCGCACTGGGACCGCTCGGCCGCCGCGCTGTTTCTCGGCATGTCCGCCGCCACCACCCGCGTCGATCTCCGCCAGGCGCTGCTGGAGGGGATCGCGCTCCGGACCGCGGAAGTAGTCGCGGCGATCCATGCGCGCGTCGCCCTCGCGCCGTCGATCTCCATCGACGGCGGCCTCAGCCGCAGCGGCTACTTCGCGCAGTTCCTCGCCGACAGCCTCGGGCGGGAAGTCGTGGTCGGCGCCTTCGACGAGCGCACGGCCTTCGGCGCCGCGGCGCTCGCCGCCTCCGCCTTCGGGATCGACCTCGCGGCCCCTGCGGAGGCCCGCCGCCATGCGCCCCGCGGACCCGAGACGCGCGACGCCCGCCGCGCGCGCTTCGCGGAGGCCGTGGCTCGCACCCGCGGCTGGCGCGCCGTGTGACGGTTGGCTTGGATGGCGTGCGTGCTTCGAGACGCCCGCCGAATGGCGGGCTCCTCAGCATGAGGAGGTCTTGGGTCCCAGCAAGGTCTTGGGTTCCAGAAAGCAAACCTCCTCATGCTGAGGAGCCTCGCGTTAGCGAGGCGTCTCGAAGCACGCACGCCCTGAGCGCGGCCTTCAATCCGCGCGACGCGAAGCCCATATGGCGAGGACGCCCGCCTCCGGACCGCCAGGACCCTCGTGACCCTCAGCATCCCCTTCGACAACAGCTACGCCCGCCTGCCCGACGCGTTCCATCGCCGGACGCCGCCGACGCCGGTGGCCGCGCCGCGCCTCGTCGCGCTGAACCGGGGGCTCGCCGATGAGCTGGGGCTCGATCCCGAGGCGCTGTCGGGCGAGGCGGGGGCGCAGGCCTTCGCCGGCAACGCCGTGCTCCCGGGGTCCGATCCGATCGCCGCGGCCTACGCCGGGCACCAGTTCGGCCAGTTCGTGCCGCAGCTCGGCGACGGGCGGGCGATCCTGCTGGGCGAGGTCGTGGACCGGGCCGGCGTCCGCCGCGACATCCAGCTCAAGGGCTCGGGCCCGACGCCGTTCTCGCGCAACGGCGACGGGCGGGCGGCGCTGGGGCCGGTGCTGCGGGAGTACCTCGTGAGCGAGGCGATGGCCGCGCTCGGCGTGCCGACCACGCGCGCGCTTGCGGCGGTGACGACCGGCGAGGCCGTGCATCGGGAGCGCAAGCTGCCGGGCGCCGTGTTGACGCGCGTGGCCGCGAGCCACATCCGCGTCGGCACCTTCCAGTTCTTCGCCGCCCGGCGGAACCTCGAGGCGCTGACCGCGCTGGTCGATCACGTCGTCGCCCGGCACTATCCCGAGAGCGCCACGCGGCCCGACCGGGCGCTCGCGCTGCTCGAGGGCGTCGTCGCGCAGCAGGCCGCCCTCGTCGCGCAGTGGATGCACGTCGGCTTCGTGCACGGCGTCATGAACACCGACAACTGCTCGATCGCCGGCGAGACCATCGACTACGGCCCCTGCGCCTTCCTCGACGCCTACGATCCCAAGGCGGTGTTCAGCTCGATCGACCGCCACGGCCGCTACGCCTTCGCCAACCAGCCTGCGATCGCGCACTGGAACCTGACGCGGCTGGCCGAATGCCTGCTGCCGCTGATCTCCGACGACGAGGACCGCGCCATCGCGCAGGCGAGCGAGGCGCTCGACGGCTTCGCCCCCGCCTTCGAGGCCGCCTATCTCGCCGGCTACCGCGGCAAGCTCGGCCTGCGGACGGAGGAGGCGGACGACGCGGAGCTGGTCCAGGACCTGCTCGACCGCATGGCGGAGGGCCTCGCGGACTACACCCTGACCTTCCGCAGGCTCGGAGCGGTCGCGGAGGGCGACCCCGCGGCGGCCGCCCGCGACCTGTTCGTCGATCCGACGGCTTTCGACGCCTGGGCGGAGCGCTACCGCGACCGGCTCGCACGCGAGCCCGATGACGCTGGCGCGCGCCGCGGGCGAATGGCCCGCGCGAACCCCGCGCTCATCCCCCGCAACCACCTTGTGGAGGCCGCGCTCGCCGCAGCGGTCGAGGACGGCGACTTCGCGCCCTTCGACGCGCTTCGGGCCGCGCTATCCGACCCCTATGGCCCGGAGGCCGACGCCTCGCCCTACGCCGACGCGCCGCCGGTCGCGGAGGCGCCCTACCGGACGTTTTGCGGCACCTGAGCGGGCGCGGGGGCGGACAGGGCGCGGCCCTTGGGCTAGGAAGCCGAAGCTTCCGCGTTCGAAACTGACGGAGATGGACCCATGTCGCCTGCCGAGTACCGCGCCGCGCTAACCGAAGTCGGGCTCTCGCTGTCGAGCGCGAACAAGTTCTTCCAGGCCGACGAGCGCACCACGCGGCGCTGGGCGGCGGACGACAACGGCAAGGACGTGCCCCGCGCCGTGGCGATCACGCTCCGGCTGATGGCGAAGTACAAGCTGACGCCCGAAGACGTCACGGTGCTGATGAACGAGGCCGAAGACGGGCGCGACGCCTCGGCTTGAGAGACGCCGGCGGCCGCACAGGAGCGGTCGCCGGCGTCCGGTCGGCGATCAGCGCCAGTCGTTGCGACGCTCGCGCCGGTCGTCGCGCCGGTCCTCTTGACGCTCGCGCTGAGCGCGGCGGCGGTCCTTCGCGTCGTCGCGGCGGTCGTCGATGCGCTGAGCGCGTCGGTCGGCGTCGCGACGCGCCTCCCACGCCCGCCGCGCGCGGTAATCGTCCCGCCGTCCACGGTAGTCCTCGCCCACCACGATGGTGCTGCGCTCGTAGCCGTACCCGCCGCCGTAGCCGCGCCGTTCGCCGTTGCAGCCGGCGAGCGCCAGAGCGCAGGCGCCGACGGCGAGCAAGATCATCGGTTTCATCGGTCGTTCTCCCATTGCGCCCATCGGTCTGAGCTCGATGGACGGTTCGCGACGCCGCGACCGCGTCCGGTCCCTCGGCGAGGGCGCGGACGCGGTCCGGCGCGCGTTCGAATCCCGCGCGTCGCGCGGGGGGCCTCTTCTTACCCCATCCCGGGCGATCTGGCTCAGGCGGACCCGCCGCTGCGGCGCATGCGCGCGGAAAACGTAAAATAGTTTGACAAATTGCCGGCTTGTTCCAACATGCGGCCCGTAACGCCACCGCTGAGGAGCGACACATGGCTGATGAGACCGCGCCCGCGACCGACGAGAAGAAGACCGCCGCGCGCGAGGCGAAGCGAGCCGCGCGCGTGGCCGCGGGCGCCGAAGCGAAGACCACGAAGCGCGAGGCCACGAAGGCCGCGCGCATCGCCGCCAAGCGCAAGGAGCGCCGCGCCGCGAAGCCCAAGGCGGCCCCGGCTGCTGAGCCGGCTTGAGCTAAGCCGCGCCGCCTAGCGGGAGGCCGCCCCGGCGGGCGGCTTCCCCACGACCTCCGCGCGCAACGCGTCGCCGCTATTGCGCTGCGGTATGTTGACTCGCCGCCCGCGTTTTTCCACACTCCTCGCCAGGTGCTGAGGGGTGCGGCATGAACGATTTCGAGAGTGATTTCGGAAATCGGGAGACGGCTTCCGAAGAGGCGGGCTGGGACTTCCGCTCGCTGAGATGCGAGCCCGCCGCGGCGCACCGCGTCGCCGAGCAGGAACGGCGCGAGGTCAACGAGGGCCGGCAGCGCTGCCTGCAGACCGCCGCGCAGGAGCCTCGCTGAACAGGGTCGCTGAGCCGGCGACACCTCCGATCACGCCCGCAAGCCGCCCCCTCAGGCGGCTTTTTTC is drawn from Methylopila sp. 73B and contains these coding sequences:
- a CDS encoding FGGY family carbohydrate kinase — protein: MRIAAIDQGTTSTRALVVDTGDGTAVIAHAVRHAQSHPAPGWVEHDAEELLANVRACIAAAGPVDALALANQGESCLAWDAVTGEALSPVIVWQDNRTTDAVAGLADHAALVEARAGLPLDAYFSASKLGWLLRHLPRVRAAREAGRLRLGTTDAFFLDRLAGVFATDAATASRTSLMRLATGRWDPELCALFGVPIDCLPEIRPTVGGFGRIEGVPVVASVVDQQAALYGHGCRAPGDAKITFGTGAFALAVTGGEIVRAAGEGLLPTVAWAIGKATTYAVDGGVYDAGSAVEWAMRVGIVDDFSQLDGFTEPPAIDRGLVFVPALSGLACPHWDRSAAALFLGMSAATTRVDLRQALLEGIALRTAEVVAAIHARVALAPSISIDGGLSRSGYFAQFLADSLGREVVVGAFDERTAFGAAALAASAFGIDLAAPAEARRHAPRGPETRDARRARFAEAVARTRGWRAV
- a CDS encoding NAD(P)/FAD-dependent oxidoreductase yields the protein MPVADVAIIGAGVVGCAMARRFALEGAKVLVLERGADLLSGASKANSAILHTGFDAPPGSLEHACVQAGYAEYMAIRGRLNLPVLETGAMVVAWTEAEQAALDGVEAQARANGVDDVRRLGPAEIRAREPHLGAGAREALLVPREHVIDPWSPFLAYLLQAKALGAEILFGAEVASARFEGEHWALQTPRGRRRARVVINCAGLHGDLVDRRLLGASAFEIRPRKGQFVVFDKAAASLLRTIVLPVPTERTKGVVLCRTAFGNVLVGPTAEEQQDRDCAATDEAALKSLIARAVEMLPALEGMPVTATYAGLRPATEEKGYRIAATPERNWITVGGIRSTGMTAALGIARHVYGLYEGMGHSHAAVSAPECRPMPNLAEHLPRDWSKAGHGGVVCHCELVTRREIERALAGPLPAGDFGGLRRRTRCAMGRCQGFHCLARIAALTEGRLAAPLASPPEAA
- a CDS encoding protein adenylyltransferase SelO produces the protein MTLSIPFDNSYARLPDAFHRRTPPTPVAAPRLVALNRGLADELGLDPEALSGEAGAQAFAGNAVLPGSDPIAAAYAGHQFGQFVPQLGDGRAILLGEVVDRAGVRRDIQLKGSGPTPFSRNGDGRAALGPVLREYLVSEAMAALGVPTTRALAAVTTGEAVHRERKLPGAVLTRVAASHIRVGTFQFFAARRNLEALTALVDHVVARHYPESATRPDRALALLEGVVAQQAALVAQWMHVGFVHGVMNTDNCSIAGETIDYGPCAFLDAYDPKAVFSSIDRHGRYAFANQPAIAHWNLTRLAECLLPLISDDEDRAIAQASEALDGFAPAFEAAYLAGYRGKLGLRTEEADDAELVQDLLDRMAEGLADYTLTFRRLGAVAEGDPAAAARDLFVDPTAFDAWAERYRDRLAREPDDAGARRGRMARANPALIPRNHLVEAALAAAVEDGDFAPFDALRAALSDPYGPEADASPYADAPPVAEAPYRTFCGT
- a CDS encoding FAD-dependent oxidoreductase, which gives rise to MSAAAIDVAVDALVVGAGPAGLGLATRLKASGVASVLVVDREADAGGNPRHCGHPPFGLREFGRVLTGPAYARRLAARAVRAGVAFRLATNVVEIAREGEAIVVTTTGDDGVRRIAARRLALATGVRETPRAARLVSGERPLGVLTTGALQAFVYLHGIAPFRRPVVVGTELVALSSLLTCRKIGAAPVAMVEEQAGPQCFPLFMALPRLLGVPLHYGAKVVDIAGSPRVRRATLAHADGASSEVACDGVLFTGRFTPEASLARAAGLTMDLERGRPVLDAFGRSSDPRIFAACVLDRSVETAGWCWSRGRAIADHIAADLAGRLAAP